One stretch of Prinia subflava isolate CZ2003 ecotype Zambia chromosome 7, Cam_Psub_1.2, whole genome shotgun sequence DNA includes these proteins:
- the LOC134552609 gene encoding protein O-GlcNAcase-like isoform X1: MAERPRFLCGVVEGFYGRPWSMDQRKLLFQWLRRRGLNCYMYAPKDELKHRLLWREPYTEHEAARMRSLLEAAHQQGVEFIFAISAGQDMVFSSAGDRLLLQQKLRQVAAMGCRSFALLFDDIDPCMCQADRDVFPSLAQAQASVANEVYQELGQPSVFLFCPTEYCSSLCSPSPSQSCYLQTIGQELLPGIGVIWTGPKVVSQELSAALLEEVEAVLRRRPVIWDNLYANDYDCRRVFLGPYMGRAPGLMSRLHGLLLNPNCELQANFIPVHTLGAWFRSELGSCAPPDPAGEEAVAALGDSPGAQDGSYSPQEALELALQDWVAEINQQALEPGGRTPGHPSVSLKGAPRLQPGTAGGQEVTADPQPHSSAPSGADQHSPEPCGAAPEQGCREVTSEPGDSGNRTPTGHQQSPTGAGDQLATGSRESCEPSSALPSVAGGIPVATKTLPSPSPTTSSSHGAHTNENISLPTSGARTGGGSPVQSPSSAQPEAIGSDVPQTPPRPGAGVSPGTPAPLTDEVGASPGPMAPVTPEEAGSGPMAPLMPKEARTSPTAQVTPEEPRTSPMATVTPEEAQSGPMSPKEARTSPTSQVTPEEARTRPTSQVTPEEAGSGPMSPKEARTSPISEVTPEEARTSPTSQVTSEEARTSPTSQVTPEEARTSPTSQVTPEEARTSPTSQVTSEEARTSLIAPVTPEEAESGPMALMTPKEPRSNPTAPLSPEEAVPSPTAPLTLEEVRMLVELFYLPYHHGALAQELLEHFRWLRANSLSVGVPAAAPDACGGAWWRGRAQSFQLLCARTCRLHSRLVSTAGRALLYDLHPYLWDIRNLLLAASAFVLWLDGHLLCEPDPKGTWGNCFGWCQSIAAPMLLGRDAEPWARRGGLFGELQALLPVGNSCDLFYHPPPLFPSSQLYVLRPLLPLDKGELYRMCRESLDCDPKVAEILVAHPDLLGDRLLGSFLSLSPEYTFVLEDEAGPCGYAAGALHAEGFLQQRDSSWLPALRHKYPPDLGTGGPALGQDALEEAVLFFHAEPLAVPQPVLRRFPSLVQLGTAPRVLDVGASRSLALCLLSALRANGSRGVFCQVSDADRQQLSFYSKLGFVALPVAWGSSPGAQLLGRLL, encoded by the exons gctgCGGCGCCGCGGGCTGAACTGCTACATGTACGCGCCCAAGGACGAGCTGAAACACCGGCTGCTCTGGAGAGAGCCCTACACAGAGCATGAGGCAG cccgcATGCGGTCTCTCCTGGAAGCTGCCCACCAGCAGGGGGTGGAGTTCATTTTCGCCATTTCTGCTGGCCAGGACATGGTGTTCTCCAGCGCCGGGGAccggctcctgctgcagcaaaaaCTCAGGCAG GTGGCTGCCATGGGCTGCCGCTCCTTCGCGCTGCTCTTCGACGACATCGACCCCTGCATGTGCCAGGCTGACAGAGATGtcttcccctccctggcacaggctcaGGCCTCTGTGGCCAACGAGGTGTACCAGGAGCTGGGCCAACCCTCCGTCTTCCTCTTCTGTCCTACAG AGTATTGCAGCTcgctctgctcccccagccccagccagtcCTGCTACCTGCAGACCATcggccaggagctgctcccagggatcGGCGTCATCTGGACAG GCCCCAAGGTGGTGTCTCAGGAGCTCTCAGCCGcgctgctggaggaggtggaggCCGTCCTGAGGCGCCGCCCCGTCATCTGGGACAACCTCTACGCCAACGACTACGACTGCAGGCGCGTCTTCCTGGGCCCCTACATGGGCCGTGCTCCCGGCCTCATGTCCAGGCTCCACGGGCTGCTCCTCAACCCCAACTGTGAGCTGCAGGCCAACTTCATCCCCGTGCACACGCTGGGCGCCTGGTTTCGGAGCGAGCTGGGGAGCTGTGCCCCCCCTGACCCTGCAG GAGAGGAGGCggtggcagccctgggggacaGCCCAGGAGCTCAGGATGGAAGCTACAGCCCCCAGGAAGCCTTGGAGCTGGCGCTGCAGGACTGGGTGGCCGAGATAAACCAGCAGGCCTTGGAGCCAG GAGGAAGGACCCCAGGACACCCCAGTGTCAGCCTCAAGGGAGCACcgaggctgcagcctggcacgGCGGGAGGACAGGAGGTCACTGCcgacccccagccccacagctctgctcccagtggGGCAGATCAGCACAGCCCCGAGCCCTGCGGAGCGGCAccggagcagggctgcagggaggtgacctcggagcctggggacagcgggaACAGGACACCCACAGGCCACCAGCAGAGCCCTACAGGGGCTGGGGACCAGCTcgccacagggagcagggagagctgcgagccctcctctgctctgcccagtgTGGCTGGAGGAATCCCAGTGGCCACCAAGACCCTCCCCAGTCCAAGCCCCACCACGAGCTCCAGCCATGGGGCCCACACCAATGAGAACATTTCCTTGCCTACCAGTGGTGCCAGGACAGGGGGTGGCAGCCCTGTCCAGTCTCCCAGCAGcgcccagcctgaggccatcGGGTCTGATGTGCCCCAGACACCCCCAAGACCTGGGGCTGGTgtcagccctggcacccccGCCCCACTGACTGATGAGGTTGGTGCTAGCCCTGGTCCCATGGCACCAGTGACCCCAGAGGAGGCTGGGTCTGGCCCCATGGCACCACTGATGCCCAAGGAAGCCAGGaccagccccacagcacaggTGACCCCAGAGGAGCCCAGGACCAGCCCCATGGCAACAGTGACCCCAGAGGAGGCTCAGTCTGGCCCCATGTCCCCTAAGGAGGCCAGGACCAGCCCCACATCACAGGTGACTCCAGAGGAGGCCAGGACCAGGCCCACATCACAGGTGACCCCAGAGGAGGCTGGGTCTGGCCCCATGTCCCCCAAGGAGGCCAGGACCAGCCCCATATCAGAAGTGACCCCAGAGGAGGCCAGGACCAGCCCCACATCACAGGTGACCTCAGAGGAGGCCAGAACCAGCCCCACATCACAAGTGACCCCAGAGGAGGCCAGGACCAGCCCCACATCACAGGTGACCCCAGAGGAGGCCAGGACCAGTCCCACATCACAGGTGACCTCAGAGGAGGCCAGGACCAGCCTCATAGCACCGGTGACCCCAGAGGAGGCTGAGTCCGGCCCTATGGCACTGATGACCCCAAAGGAGCCCAGATCCAACCCCACGGCACCActgagcccagaggaggccgtgcccagccccacagcacccctGACCCTGGAGGAGGTGCGGATGCTGGTGGAGCTCTTCTACCTGCCCTACCACCACGGGGCTCTGgcacaggagctcctggagcactTTCGGTGGCTGCGGGCAAACAGCCTCAGCGTGGGGGTCCCGGCCGCAGCGCCTGACGCCTGCGGG GGCGCGTGGTGGCGAGGCCGGGCTCAgtccttccagctgctctgcgCGCGGACGTGCCGCCTGCACAGCCGCCTGGTCAGCACCGCCGGCCGCGCGCTGCTCTACGACCTGCACCCCTACCTCTGGGACATCCGCAACCTGCTGCTGGCCGCCAGTGCCTTCGTCCTCTGGCTGG ATGGGCACCTCCTCTGCGAGCCTGACCCCAAGGGCACCTGGGGGAACTGCTTTGGTT GGTGCCAGAGCATCGCTGCCCCaatgctgctggggagggacgCCGAGCCCTGGGCGCGTCGCGGGGGCCTCTTtggagagctgcag GCGCTGCTGCCCGTGGGGAACAGCTGTGACCTTTTCTACCACCCCCCGCCGCTCTTCCCGTCCAGCCAGCTGTACGTGCTGCGCCCGCTGCTGCCCCTGGACAAG GGAGAGCTTTACCGCATGTGCCGGGAGAGCCTGGACTGTGACCCCAAAGTGGCAGAGATCCTCGTGGCCCACCCAGATCTCCTCGGTGACAG GCTCCTGGGCAGCTTCCTCAGCCTGAGCCCCGAGTACACCTTCGTGCTGGAGGACGAGGCGGGCCCGTGTGGCTACGCAGCCGGAGCGCTCCACGCCGagggcttcctgcagcagcgggacagcagctggctgccagccctACGGCACAAATACCCCCCTGACCTGGGCACGGGGGgcccagctctgggacag GATGCCCTGGAGGAAGCAGTGCTCTTCTTCCACGCAGAGCcgctggcagtgccccagcctgtgctcaggcGTTTCCCCTCCCTGGTGCAGCTGGGCACGGCCCCCCGTGTGCTGGACGTGGGGGCCAGTCGCAGCCTGGCCCTCTGCCTGCTGAGCGCGCTCAGGGCCAACG GGTCCCGGGGAGTGTTCTGCCAGGTCAGCGACGCcgacaggcagcagctgagcttcTACAGCAAGCTGGGCTTTGTGGCCCTGCCGGTGGCCTGGGGCAGCTCTCCCGGCGCTCAGCTCTTGGGACGCCTCCTCTGA
- the LOC134552609 gene encoding protein O-GlcNAcase-like isoform X3: MSPHAVSPGSCPPAGGGVHFRHFCWPGHGVLQRRGPAPAAAKTQVAAMGCRSFALLFDDIDPCMCQADRDVFPSLAQAQASVANEVYQELGQPSVFLFCPTEYCSSLCSPSPSQSCYLQTIGQELLPGIGVIWTGPKVVSQELSAALLEEVEAVLRRRPVIWDNLYANDYDCRRVFLGPYMGRAPGLMSRLHGLLLNPNCELQANFIPVHTLGAWFRSELGSCAPPDPAGEEAVAALGDSPGAQDGSYSPQEALELALQDWVAEINQQALEPGGRTPGHPSVSLKGAPRLQPGTAGGQEVTADPQPHSSAPSGADQHSPEPCGAAPEQGCREVTSEPGDSGNRTPTGHQQSPTGAGDQLATGSRESCEPSSALPSVAGGIPVATKTLPSPSPTTSSSHGAHTNENISLPTSGARTGGGSPVQSPSSAQPEAIGSDVPQTPPRPGAGVSPGTPAPLTDEVGASPGPMAPVTPEEAGSGPMAPLMPKEARTSPTAQVTPEEPRTSPMATVTPEEAQSGPMSPKEARTSPTSQVTPEEARTRPTSQVTPEEAGSGPMSPKEARTSPISEVTPEEARTSPTSQVTSEEARTSPTSQVTPEEARTSPTSQVTPEEARTSPTSQVTSEEARTSLIAPVTPEEAESGPMALMTPKEPRSNPTAPLSPEEAVPSPTAPLTLEEVRMLVELFYLPYHHGALAQELLEHFRWLRANSLSVGVPAAAPDACGGAWWRGRAQSFQLLCARTCRLHSRLVSTAGRALLYDLHPYLWDIRNLLLAASAFVLWLDGHLLCEPDPKGTWGNCFGWCQSIAAPMLLGRDAEPWARRGGLFGELQALLPVGNSCDLFYHPPPLFPSSQLYVLRPLLPLDKGELYRMCRESLDCDPKVAEILVAHPDLLGDRLLGSFLSLSPEYTFVLEDEAGPCGYAAGALHAEGFLQQRDSSWLPALRHKYPPDLGTGGPALGQDALEEAVLFFHAEPLAVPQPVLRRFPSLVQLGTAPRVLDVGASRSLALCLLSALRANGSRGVFCQVSDADRQQLSFYSKLGFVALPVAWGSSPGAQLLGRLL, encoded by the exons ATGAG cccgcATGCGGTCTCTCCTGGAAGCTGCCCACCAGCAGGGGGTGGAGTTCATTTTCGCCATTTCTGCTGGCCAGGACATGGTGTTCTCCAGCGCCGGGGAccggctcctgctgcagcaaaaaCTCAG GTGGCTGCCATGGGCTGCCGCTCCTTCGCGCTGCTCTTCGACGACATCGACCCCTGCATGTGCCAGGCTGACAGAGATGtcttcccctccctggcacaggctcaGGCCTCTGTGGCCAACGAGGTGTACCAGGAGCTGGGCCAACCCTCCGTCTTCCTCTTCTGTCCTACAG AGTATTGCAGCTcgctctgctcccccagccccagccagtcCTGCTACCTGCAGACCATcggccaggagctgctcccagggatcGGCGTCATCTGGACAG GCCCCAAGGTGGTGTCTCAGGAGCTCTCAGCCGcgctgctggaggaggtggaggCCGTCCTGAGGCGCCGCCCCGTCATCTGGGACAACCTCTACGCCAACGACTACGACTGCAGGCGCGTCTTCCTGGGCCCCTACATGGGCCGTGCTCCCGGCCTCATGTCCAGGCTCCACGGGCTGCTCCTCAACCCCAACTGTGAGCTGCAGGCCAACTTCATCCCCGTGCACACGCTGGGCGCCTGGTTTCGGAGCGAGCTGGGGAGCTGTGCCCCCCCTGACCCTGCAG GAGAGGAGGCggtggcagccctgggggacaGCCCAGGAGCTCAGGATGGAAGCTACAGCCCCCAGGAAGCCTTGGAGCTGGCGCTGCAGGACTGGGTGGCCGAGATAAACCAGCAGGCCTTGGAGCCAG GAGGAAGGACCCCAGGACACCCCAGTGTCAGCCTCAAGGGAGCACcgaggctgcagcctggcacgGCGGGAGGACAGGAGGTCACTGCcgacccccagccccacagctctgctcccagtggGGCAGATCAGCACAGCCCCGAGCCCTGCGGAGCGGCAccggagcagggctgcagggaggtgacctcggagcctggggacagcgggaACAGGACACCCACAGGCCACCAGCAGAGCCCTACAGGGGCTGGGGACCAGCTcgccacagggagcagggagagctgcgagccctcctctgctctgcccagtgTGGCTGGAGGAATCCCAGTGGCCACCAAGACCCTCCCCAGTCCAAGCCCCACCACGAGCTCCAGCCATGGGGCCCACACCAATGAGAACATTTCCTTGCCTACCAGTGGTGCCAGGACAGGGGGTGGCAGCCCTGTCCAGTCTCCCAGCAGcgcccagcctgaggccatcGGGTCTGATGTGCCCCAGACACCCCCAAGACCTGGGGCTGGTgtcagccctggcacccccGCCCCACTGACTGATGAGGTTGGTGCTAGCCCTGGTCCCATGGCACCAGTGACCCCAGAGGAGGCTGGGTCTGGCCCCATGGCACCACTGATGCCCAAGGAAGCCAGGaccagccccacagcacaggTGACCCCAGAGGAGCCCAGGACCAGCCCCATGGCAACAGTGACCCCAGAGGAGGCTCAGTCTGGCCCCATGTCCCCTAAGGAGGCCAGGACCAGCCCCACATCACAGGTGACTCCAGAGGAGGCCAGGACCAGGCCCACATCACAGGTGACCCCAGAGGAGGCTGGGTCTGGCCCCATGTCCCCCAAGGAGGCCAGGACCAGCCCCATATCAGAAGTGACCCCAGAGGAGGCCAGGACCAGCCCCACATCACAGGTGACCTCAGAGGAGGCCAGAACCAGCCCCACATCACAAGTGACCCCAGAGGAGGCCAGGACCAGCCCCACATCACAGGTGACCCCAGAGGAGGCCAGGACCAGTCCCACATCACAGGTGACCTCAGAGGAGGCCAGGACCAGCCTCATAGCACCGGTGACCCCAGAGGAGGCTGAGTCCGGCCCTATGGCACTGATGACCCCAAAGGAGCCCAGATCCAACCCCACGGCACCActgagcccagaggaggccgtgcccagccccacagcacccctGACCCTGGAGGAGGTGCGGATGCTGGTGGAGCTCTTCTACCTGCCCTACCACCACGGGGCTCTGgcacaggagctcctggagcactTTCGGTGGCTGCGGGCAAACAGCCTCAGCGTGGGGGTCCCGGCCGCAGCGCCTGACGCCTGCGGG GGCGCGTGGTGGCGAGGCCGGGCTCAgtccttccagctgctctgcgCGCGGACGTGCCGCCTGCACAGCCGCCTGGTCAGCACCGCCGGCCGCGCGCTGCTCTACGACCTGCACCCCTACCTCTGGGACATCCGCAACCTGCTGCTGGCCGCCAGTGCCTTCGTCCTCTGGCTGG ATGGGCACCTCCTCTGCGAGCCTGACCCCAAGGGCACCTGGGGGAACTGCTTTGGTT GGTGCCAGAGCATCGCTGCCCCaatgctgctggggagggacgCCGAGCCCTGGGCGCGTCGCGGGGGCCTCTTtggagagctgcag GCGCTGCTGCCCGTGGGGAACAGCTGTGACCTTTTCTACCACCCCCCGCCGCTCTTCCCGTCCAGCCAGCTGTACGTGCTGCGCCCGCTGCTGCCCCTGGACAAG GGAGAGCTTTACCGCATGTGCCGGGAGAGCCTGGACTGTGACCCCAAAGTGGCAGAGATCCTCGTGGCCCACCCAGATCTCCTCGGTGACAG GCTCCTGGGCAGCTTCCTCAGCCTGAGCCCCGAGTACACCTTCGTGCTGGAGGACGAGGCGGGCCCGTGTGGCTACGCAGCCGGAGCGCTCCACGCCGagggcttcctgcagcagcgggacagcagctggctgccagccctACGGCACAAATACCCCCCTGACCTGGGCACGGGGGgcccagctctgggacag GATGCCCTGGAGGAAGCAGTGCTCTTCTTCCACGCAGAGCcgctggcagtgccccagcctgtgctcaggcGTTTCCCCTCCCTGGTGCAGCTGGGCACGGCCCCCCGTGTGCTGGACGTGGGGGCCAGTCGCAGCCTGGCCCTCTGCCTGCTGAGCGCGCTCAGGGCCAACG GGTCCCGGGGAGTGTTCTGCCAGGTCAGCGACGCcgacaggcagcagctgagcttcTACAGCAAGCTGGGCTTTGTGGCCCTGCCGGTGGCCTGGGGCAGCTCTCCCGGCGCTCAGCTCTTGGGACGCCTCCTCTGA
- the LOC134552609 gene encoding protein O-GlcNAcase-like isoform X2, with product MAERPRFLCGVVEGFYGRPWSMDQRKLLFQWLRRRGLNCYMYAPKDELKHRLLWREPYTEHEAARMRSLLEAAHQQGVEFIFAISAGQDMVFSSAGDRLLLQQKLRQVAAMGCRSFALLFDDIDPCMCQADRDVFPSLAQAQASVANEVYQELGQPSVFLFCPTEYCSSLCSPSPSQSCYLQTIGQELLPGIGVIWTGPKVVSQELSAALLEEVEAVLRRRPVIWDNLYANDYDCRRVFLGPYMGRAPGLMSRLHGLLLNPNCELQANFIPVHTLGAWFRSELGSCAPPDPAGEEAVAALGDSPGAQDGSYSPQEALELALQDWVAEINQQALEPGGRTPGHPSVSLKGAPRLQPGTAGGQEVTADPQPHSSAPSGADQHSPEPCGAAPEQGCREVTSEPGDSGNRTPTGHQQSPTGAGDQLATGSRESCEPSSALPSVAGGIPVATKTLPSPSPTTSSSHGAHTNENISLPTSGARTGGGSPVQSPSSAQPEAIGSDVPQTPPRPGAGVSPGTPAPLTDEVGASPGPMAPVTPEEAGSGPMAPLMPKEARTSPTAQVTPEEPRTSPMATVTPEEAQSGPMSPKEARTSPTSQVTPEEAGSGPMSPKEARTSPISEVTPEEARTSPTSQVTSEEARTSPTSQVTPEEARTSPTSQVTPEEARTSPTSQVTSEEARTSLIAPVTPEEAESGPMALMTPKEPRSNPTAPLSPEEAVPSPTAPLTLEEVRMLVELFYLPYHHGALAQELLEHFRWLRANSLSVGVPAAAPDACGGAWWRGRAQSFQLLCARTCRLHSRLVSTAGRALLYDLHPYLWDIRNLLLAASAFVLWLDGHLLCEPDPKGTWGNCFGWCQSIAAPMLLGRDAEPWARRGGLFGELQALLPVGNSCDLFYHPPPLFPSSQLYVLRPLLPLDKGELYRMCRESLDCDPKVAEILVAHPDLLGDRLLGSFLSLSPEYTFVLEDEAGPCGYAAGALHAEGFLQQRDSSWLPALRHKYPPDLGTGGPALGQDALEEAVLFFHAEPLAVPQPVLRRFPSLVQLGTAPRVLDVGASRSLALCLLSALRANGSRGVFCQVSDADRQQLSFYSKLGFVALPVAWGSSPGAQLLGRLL from the exons gctgCGGCGCCGCGGGCTGAACTGCTACATGTACGCGCCCAAGGACGAGCTGAAACACCGGCTGCTCTGGAGAGAGCCCTACACAGAGCATGAGGCAG cccgcATGCGGTCTCTCCTGGAAGCTGCCCACCAGCAGGGGGTGGAGTTCATTTTCGCCATTTCTGCTGGCCAGGACATGGTGTTCTCCAGCGCCGGGGAccggctcctgctgcagcaaaaaCTCAGGCAG GTGGCTGCCATGGGCTGCCGCTCCTTCGCGCTGCTCTTCGACGACATCGACCCCTGCATGTGCCAGGCTGACAGAGATGtcttcccctccctggcacaggctcaGGCCTCTGTGGCCAACGAGGTGTACCAGGAGCTGGGCCAACCCTCCGTCTTCCTCTTCTGTCCTACAG AGTATTGCAGCTcgctctgctcccccagccccagccagtcCTGCTACCTGCAGACCATcggccaggagctgctcccagggatcGGCGTCATCTGGACAG GCCCCAAGGTGGTGTCTCAGGAGCTCTCAGCCGcgctgctggaggaggtggaggCCGTCCTGAGGCGCCGCCCCGTCATCTGGGACAACCTCTACGCCAACGACTACGACTGCAGGCGCGTCTTCCTGGGCCCCTACATGGGCCGTGCTCCCGGCCTCATGTCCAGGCTCCACGGGCTGCTCCTCAACCCCAACTGTGAGCTGCAGGCCAACTTCATCCCCGTGCACACGCTGGGCGCCTGGTTTCGGAGCGAGCTGGGGAGCTGTGCCCCCCCTGACCCTGCAG GAGAGGAGGCggtggcagccctgggggacaGCCCAGGAGCTCAGGATGGAAGCTACAGCCCCCAGGAAGCCTTGGAGCTGGCGCTGCAGGACTGGGTGGCCGAGATAAACCAGCAGGCCTTGGAGCCAG GAGGAAGGACCCCAGGACACCCCAGTGTCAGCCTCAAGGGAGCACcgaggctgcagcctggcacgGCGGGAGGACAGGAGGTCACTGCcgacccccagccccacagctctgctcccagtggGGCAGATCAGCACAGCCCCGAGCCCTGCGGAGCGGCAccggagcagggctgcagggaggtgacctcggagcctggggacagcgggaACAGGACACCCACAGGCCACCAGCAGAGCCCTACAGGGGCTGGGGACCAGCTcgccacagggagcagggagagctgcgagccctcctctgctctgcccagtgTGGCTGGAGGAATCCCAGTGGCCACCAAGACCCTCCCCAGTCCAAGCCCCACCACGAGCTCCAGCCATGGGGCCCACACCAATGAGAACATTTCCTTGCCTACCAGTGGTGCCAGGACAGGGGGTGGCAGCCCTGTCCAGTCTCCCAGCAGcgcccagcctgaggccatcGGGTCTGATGTGCCCCAGACACCCCCAAGACCTGGGGCTGGTgtcagccctggcacccccGCCCCACTGACTGATGAGGTTGGTGCTAGCCCTGGTCCCATGGCACCAGTGACCCCAGAGGAGGCTGGGTCTGGCCCCATGGCACCACTGATGCCCAAGGAAGCCAGGaccagccccacagcacaggTGACCCCAGAGGAGCCCAGGACCAGCCCCATGGCAACAGTGACCCCAGAGGAGGCTCAGTCTGGCCCCATGTCCCCTAAGGAGGCCAGGACCAGCCCCACATCACAG GTGACCCCAGAGGAGGCTGGGTCTGGCCCCATGTCCCCCAAGGAGGCCAGGACCAGCCCCATATCAGAAGTGACCCCAGAGGAGGCCAGGACCAGCCCCACATCACAGGTGACCTCAGAGGAGGCCAGAACCAGCCCCACATCACAAGTGACCCCAGAGGAGGCCAGGACCAGCCCCACATCACAGGTGACCCCAGAGGAGGCCAGGACCAGTCCCACATCACAGGTGACCTCAGAGGAGGCCAGGACCAGCCTCATAGCACCGGTGACCCCAGAGGAGGCTGAGTCCGGCCCTATGGCACTGATGACCCCAAAGGAGCCCAGATCCAACCCCACGGCACCActgagcccagaggaggccgtgcccagccccacagcacccctGACCCTGGAGGAGGTGCGGATGCTGGTGGAGCTCTTCTACCTGCCCTACCACCACGGGGCTCTGgcacaggagctcctggagcactTTCGGTGGCTGCGGGCAAACAGCCTCAGCGTGGGGGTCCCGGCCGCAGCGCCTGACGCCTGCGGG GGCGCGTGGTGGCGAGGCCGGGCTCAgtccttccagctgctctgcgCGCGGACGTGCCGCCTGCACAGCCGCCTGGTCAGCACCGCCGGCCGCGCGCTGCTCTACGACCTGCACCCCTACCTCTGGGACATCCGCAACCTGCTGCTGGCCGCCAGTGCCTTCGTCCTCTGGCTGG ATGGGCACCTCCTCTGCGAGCCTGACCCCAAGGGCACCTGGGGGAACTGCTTTGGTT GGTGCCAGAGCATCGCTGCCCCaatgctgctggggagggacgCCGAGCCCTGGGCGCGTCGCGGGGGCCTCTTtggagagctgcag GCGCTGCTGCCCGTGGGGAACAGCTGTGACCTTTTCTACCACCCCCCGCCGCTCTTCCCGTCCAGCCAGCTGTACGTGCTGCGCCCGCTGCTGCCCCTGGACAAG GGAGAGCTTTACCGCATGTGCCGGGAGAGCCTGGACTGTGACCCCAAAGTGGCAGAGATCCTCGTGGCCCACCCAGATCTCCTCGGTGACAG GCTCCTGGGCAGCTTCCTCAGCCTGAGCCCCGAGTACACCTTCGTGCTGGAGGACGAGGCGGGCCCGTGTGGCTACGCAGCCGGAGCGCTCCACGCCGagggcttcctgcagcagcgggacagcagctggctgccagccctACGGCACAAATACCCCCCTGACCTGGGCACGGGGGgcccagctctgggacag GATGCCCTGGAGGAAGCAGTGCTCTTCTTCCACGCAGAGCcgctggcagtgccccagcctgtgctcaggcGTTTCCCCTCCCTGGTGCAGCTGGGCACGGCCCCCCGTGTGCTGGACGTGGGGGCCAGTCGCAGCCTGGCCCTCTGCCTGCTGAGCGCGCTCAGGGCCAACG GGTCCCGGGGAGTGTTCTGCCAGGTCAGCGACGCcgacaggcagcagctgagcttcTACAGCAAGCTGGGCTTTGTGGCCCTGCCGGTGGCCTGGGGCAGCTCTCCCGGCGCTCAGCTCTTGGGACGCCTCCTCTGA